In Rhodanobacter denitrificans, a single window of DNA contains:
- the nosZ gene encoding TAT-dependent nitrous-oxide reductase encodes MHDESSNQPGQSGQAAEPGNPARRNFMKTSALASLAGAAGLALAACGRNGEHAGVDGDEHEDKRRHEKGEHAAASDHVPPGQLDEYYGFWSGGQSGEVRLVGVPSMRELMRIPVFNPDFTIGWGVTNESKRVLGPNFPPGGDCHHPHMSQTDGHYDGRYIFINDKAHTRVARIRCDVMRTDRITEVPNVQAIHGLRVQRAPRTGYVFANGEFLVPAPNDGRDLEDPKKYQTMFSALDGDTMEVAWQVLVDGNLDNTEADYAGKYAISTCYNSEGGMDLPSTMQAERDWAVVFDIARIEAAVKKGDFKTIGDSKVPVLDGRHGSSFTLYIPIPKNPHGINASPDGKYVVANGKLSPTVTVMEWSRIDDWFAGKLKDPRDTVVAEPELGLGPLHTAYDGRGNGYTTLFIDSQIAKWNIADAIAAHDGKKVNYLRQKIDVAYQPGHCHTSMGETRDADGKWLVSLNKFSKDRFLPTGPLHPDNDQLIDISGETMKLVADGPVYAEPHDVILLHRRLLIDKVKKSWERDDPFFAETVAMAKRHGVNVLSDSKVIREGRKVFVYMTSAAPIFGLGSFKVKKGDEVTVVVTNIDAVEDVSHGFCIVNYGINMEISPGATASATFTADKAGVFWYYCTFFCHAMHMEMSGRMLVEA; translated from the coding sequence ATGCACGACGAATCGAGCAACCAACCCGGCCAGTCCGGACAAGCTGCGGAACCGGGCAACCCTGCACGCCGCAACTTCATGAAGACCAGCGCGCTGGCCAGCCTCGCCGGCGCGGCGGGACTGGCGCTGGCGGCCTGCGGCCGCAACGGCGAGCACGCCGGCGTGGACGGCGACGAGCATGAGGACAAGCGCCGACACGAAAAAGGTGAGCACGCAGCGGCTTCCGACCACGTGCCGCCCGGCCAGCTCGACGAGTACTACGGTTTCTGGAGCGGCGGCCAGTCCGGCGAGGTGCGCCTGGTCGGCGTGCCCTCGATGCGCGAGCTGATGCGCATCCCGGTGTTCAATCCCGACTTCACCATCGGCTGGGGTGTCACCAACGAGAGCAAGCGCGTGCTCGGGCCGAACTTCCCGCCCGGCGGCGACTGCCACCACCCGCACATGAGCCAGACCGACGGCCACTACGACGGCCGCTACATCTTCATCAACGACAAGGCGCACACCCGCGTGGCGCGCATCCGCTGCGACGTGATGCGCACCGACCGCATCACCGAGGTACCCAACGTGCAGGCGATCCACGGCCTGCGCGTGCAGCGCGCGCCGCGCACCGGCTACGTGTTCGCTAACGGCGAGTTCCTGGTTCCGGCGCCGAACGACGGCCGCGACCTGGAGGACCCGAAGAAATACCAGACCATGTTCAGCGCGCTCGACGGCGACACCATGGAGGTCGCCTGGCAGGTGCTGGTGGACGGCAACCTGGACAACACCGAGGCCGACTACGCCGGCAAGTACGCGATCTCCACCTGCTACAACAGCGAGGGCGGCATGGACCTGCCCAGCACGATGCAGGCCGAGCGCGACTGGGCGGTGGTGTTCGACATCGCGCGCATCGAGGCGGCGGTGAAGAAGGGCGACTTCAAGACCATCGGCGATTCGAAGGTGCCGGTGCTGGACGGCCGCCACGGCTCCTCGTTCACGCTATACATCCCGATCCCGAAGAACCCGCACGGGATCAACGCCAGCCCCGACGGCAAGTACGTGGTGGCCAACGGCAAGCTCTCGCCCACTGTCACCGTGATGGAGTGGAGCCGCATCGACGACTGGTTCGCCGGCAAGCTCAAGGACCCGCGCGACACCGTGGTGGCCGAGCCCGAACTGGGCCTGGGCCCGTTGCACACCGCCTACGACGGGCGCGGCAACGGCTACACCACGCTATTCATCGACAGCCAGATCGCCAAGTGGAACATCGCCGACGCGATCGCCGCCCACGACGGCAAGAAGGTCAACTACCTGCGCCAGAAGATCGACGTGGCCTACCAGCCCGGCCACTGCCATACCTCGATGGGCGAGACGCGCGACGCCGACGGCAAGTGGCTGGTGTCGCTGAACAAGTTCTCCAAGGACCGCTTCCTGCCCACCGGCCCGCTGCATCCGGACAACGACCAGCTGATCGACATCTCCGGCGAGACCATGAAGCTGGTCGCCGACGGCCCGGTCTACGCCGAGCCGCACGACGTGATCCTGCTGCACCGCCGGCTGCTGATCGACAAGGTCAAGAAGAGCTGGGAGCGCGACGACCCGTTCTTCGCCGAGACGGTGGCGATGGCCAAGCGCCACGGCGTCAACGTGCTGTCCGACAGCAAGGTCATCCGCGAGGGCCGCAAGGTGTTCGTGTACATGACCTCGGCCGCGCCGATCTTCGGCCTGGGCAGCTTCAAGGTGAAGAAAGGCGATGAGGTGACCGTGGTGGTGACCAACATCGACGCGGTGGAGGACGTGAGCCACGGCTTCTGCATCGTCAACTACGGCATCAACATGGAGATCAGCCCCGGCGCCACCGCCTCGGCCACCTTCACCGCCGACAAGGCGGGCGTGTTCTGGTACTACTGCACGTTCTTCTGCCATGCGATGCACATGGAGATGAGCGGGCGGATGCTGGTCGAGGCCTGA
- a CDS encoding nitrous oxide reductase family maturation protein NosD: MNTLRSLAALLLALSPVLPAHAHEPLEQAVAAAAPGATVSVPAGVHTVHLKLDKPVTLIGQPGAILDGGGSGDAVRIGASGVTVRGLTLRRSGSDLTAMNAGIFVERQARDVTISGNRIEDSLFGVYLDGAADVRVERNTIRGMRTLRVADRGDGIHLWNDTGCTIDGNDIAGTRDGIYVYVSPHNTIARNVVHDVRYGIHYMYSQHNLLLDNVSRGNLAGYALMSSDHLKVIGNTAEDEDSYGFLLNYISHSEIAGNQIRRINGLRDTQGGLIDGTEGKGLFVYLSQFNTIHDNLAADSQIGIHVTAGSENNRLWGNRFVDNRIQVKYVQNLAQEWSANSRGNFWSDYLGWDLDADGIGDIPFRPNDGVDVLLWKYPSARNLMSSPAVLLLRYVQRAFPVFTPPSVQDSHPLMKAPRSSP; the protein is encoded by the coding sequence ATGAATACGCTTCGCTCCCTCGCGGCCCTGCTGCTGGCGCTGTCGCCGGTGCTGCCGGCGCATGCGCACGAGCCGCTGGAACAGGCCGTGGCCGCGGCGGCGCCGGGCGCCACGGTCAGCGTGCCGGCGGGCGTGCACACGGTGCACCTCAAGCTGGACAAACCCGTCACGCTGATCGGCCAGCCCGGCGCGATCCTCGATGGCGGCGGCAGCGGCGACGCCGTGCGCATCGGCGCGTCCGGCGTCACCGTGCGCGGCCTGACCCTGCGCCGCAGCGGCAGCGACCTCACCGCGATGAACGCCGGCATCTTCGTCGAGCGCCAGGCGCGCGACGTCACCATCAGCGGCAACCGCATCGAGGACAGCCTGTTCGGCGTCTACCTCGACGGCGCCGCCGACGTGCGGGTCGAGCGCAACACGATCCGCGGCATGCGCACGTTGCGCGTGGCCGACCGCGGCGACGGCATCCACCTGTGGAACGACACCGGCTGCACCATCGATGGCAACGACATCGCCGGCACGCGCGACGGCATCTACGTCTACGTCAGCCCGCACAACACCATCGCGCGCAACGTGGTGCACGACGTGCGCTACGGCATTCACTACATGTATTCGCAGCACAACCTGCTGCTGGACAACGTCAGCCGCGGCAATCTGGCCGGCTACGCGCTGATGTCGTCCGACCACCTCAAGGTGATCGGCAACACCGCCGAGGACGAGGATTCCTACGGCTTCCTGCTCAACTACATCTCGCACAGCGAGATCGCCGGCAACCAGATACGCCGCATCAACGGCCTGCGCGACACCCAGGGCGGCCTGATCGACGGCACCGAAGGCAAGGGGCTGTTCGTCTACCTGTCGCAGTTCAACACCATCCACGACAACCTCGCCGCCGACTCGCAGATCGGCATCCACGTGACCGCCGGCTCGGAGAACAACCGCCTGTGGGGCAACCGCTTCGTGGACAACCGCATCCAGGTGAAGTACGTGCAGAACCTCGCGCAGGAATGGTCGGCGAACAGCCGCGGCAATTTCTGGAGCGACTACCTCGGCTGGGACCTCGATGCCGACGGCATCGGCGACATTCCGTTCCGTCCCAACGACGGCGTCGACGTGCTGCTGTGGAAATACCCTTCCGCGCGCAACCTGATGTCCAGCCCCGCGGTGCTGCTGCTGCGCTACGTGCAGCGCGCGTTCCCGGTGTTCACGCCACCCTCGGTGCAGGACAGCCACCCGCTGATGAAAGCCCCCCGGTCAAGCCCATGA
- a CDS encoding FAD:protein FMN transferase has translation MHGSIEPTEPRSPERRRLLRQAGQLAIAGGLLAGGGWAVLRRKQNLWQVRRERTLMQTSVAVTCLADDVQAAGAAIEAAFARMAATAAQLTRFDPASPLARLNRDGQLAQVPAQLDAVLRQALSLSRLTDGAFDPTVLPVLRYFETLRGTATTNAHEQRVAESRDALVGYRDLALDARGARLLRPGMAITLDGIAKGHVVDQGIAALRGAGIEYALIDAGGDIHAICGNDPERHWNVGIVDPLDVSRVAAVLQLRNAALSTSGNYRVFFSADRRLFHIVNPRTGWSPQSYSSVTVMARRSVLADGMSTAAFSLELPRLSSLMNAQDHQWLAFSRSGEQRWRSRELPLIAGTAELA, from the coding sequence ATGCACGGCTCCATCGAACCCACCGAACCGCGCTCGCCCGAGCGCCGGCGACTGCTCCGGCAGGCCGGCCAGCTCGCCATCGCCGGCGGCCTGCTGGCCGGCGGCGGCTGGGCCGTGCTCAGGCGCAAGCAGAACCTGTGGCAGGTGCGCCGCGAGCGCACGCTGATGCAGACCTCGGTGGCGGTGACCTGCCTGGCCGACGACGTGCAGGCGGCCGGCGCGGCGATCGAGGCGGCGTTCGCGCGCATGGCCGCGACCGCCGCGCAGCTGACCCGCTTCGACCCGGCCAGCCCGCTGGCGCGGCTGAACCGCGACGGCCAGCTGGCGCAGGTGCCCGCGCAGCTGGACGCGGTGCTGCGCCAGGCGCTGTCGCTCTCGCGACTGACCGACGGCGCGTTCGACCCGACCGTGCTGCCGGTGCTGCGCTACTTCGAAACGCTGCGCGGTACGGCGACAACCAACGCGCACGAGCAGCGCGTGGCCGAAAGTCGCGACGCGCTGGTCGGCTACCGCGACCTCGCGCTGGACGCACGCGGCGCGCGGCTGCTGCGTCCGGGCATGGCGATCACCCTGGACGGCATCGCCAAGGGCCACGTGGTCGACCAGGGCATCGCCGCGCTGCGCGGCGCGGGCATCGAGTACGCCCTGATCGACGCCGGCGGCGACATCCACGCGATCTGCGGCAACGACCCCGAGCGGCACTGGAACGTCGGCATCGTCGACCCGCTCGACGTCAGCCGCGTGGCGGCGGTGCTGCAGCTGCGCAACGCGGCGCTGTCGACCTCGGGCAACTACCGGGTGTTCTTCTCCGCCGACCGGCGGCTGTTCCACATCGTCAACCCGCGCACCGGCTGGTCGCCGCAAAGCTACTCGAGCGTCACCGTGATGGCGCGGCGTTCGGTGCTGGCCGACGGCATGAGCACCGCAGCGTTTTCACTGGAGCTACCGCGGCTGTCGTCGTTGATGAACGCGCAGGACCACCAGTGGCTGGCCTTCTCGCGCAGCGGCGAGCAGCGCTGGCGCTCGCGCGAACTGCCGCTGATCGCCGGCACGGCGGAGCTGGCCTGA
- a CDS encoding NAD(P)/FAD-dependent oxidoreductase encodes MISCDTVIIGAGPVGLFQVFELGLLGQDAHVIDAVPHAGGQCTELYPDKPIYDIPALPVCSGRELIERLQQQIRPFAPKFHLGHTVTALQRMDNGRFHLRTSGGLAFNAGVVIIAGGLGAFAPRTLDLPEAAPLVDRTLHYKVTQPALFDDQDIVIAGGGDVALDWALALVERVRSMVLVHRSSSFRAAPASVARMQTLCDEGRMQFCEGDIVGLETSDETLAQVRVRTRSGMVRRIEASQLLVFWGLHPALGPIADWGLALERQQLVVDPSTLQTSVPGVFAVGDINTYPGKKKLILCGFHETALCAFAAHAHRHPGDKANLQYTTTSPALQRRLGVRDTAGADVVAQPPPRVEASAA; translated from the coding sequence ATGATCAGCTGCGACACCGTCATCATCGGAGCGGGCCCGGTCGGCCTGTTCCAGGTTTTCGAGCTGGGCCTGCTGGGGCAGGATGCGCACGTGATCGATGCCGTGCCGCATGCCGGCGGCCAGTGCACGGAGCTGTATCCGGACAAGCCGATCTACGACATCCCGGCGTTGCCGGTGTGCAGCGGACGCGAACTGATCGAGCGGCTGCAGCAGCAGATCCGCCCGTTCGCGCCGAAGTTCCACCTGGGCCACACCGTCACCGCGCTGCAGCGCATGGACAACGGCCGCTTTCACCTGCGCACCAGTGGCGGCCTGGCGTTCAACGCCGGCGTGGTGATCATTGCCGGCGGCCTGGGCGCGTTCGCGCCACGCACGCTCGACCTGCCGGAAGCCGCGCCGCTGGTGGATCGCACGCTGCACTACAAGGTGACGCAGCCGGCGCTGTTCGACGACCAGGACATCGTGATCGCCGGCGGCGGCGACGTGGCGCTGGATTGGGCGCTGGCCCTGGTCGAGCGGGTACGCAGCATGGTGCTGGTGCATCGCTCGTCCAGCTTCCGCGCGGCGCCGGCCAGCGTGGCGCGCATGCAGACGCTGTGCGACGAGGGCCGCATGCAGTTCTGCGAAGGCGACATCGTCGGGCTGGAAACCAGCGATGAAACGCTGGCGCAGGTCCGCGTGCGCACGCGCAGCGGCATGGTCCGGCGTATCGAGGCGTCGCAGCTGCTGGTGTTCTGGGGCCTGCATCCGGCGCTGGGGCCGATCGCCGACTGGGGACTGGCGCTGGAGCGCCAACAGCTGGTGGTGGATCCGTCGACGTTGCAGACCTCGGTGCCTGGCGTGTTCGCGGTGGGCGACATCAATACCTATCCCGGCAAGAAGAAGCTGATCCTCTGCGGCTTCCACGAAACGGCACTGTGCGCCTTTGCCGCACATGCGCACCGGCATCCCGGCGACAAGGCGAACCTGCAGTACACGACCACCAGCCCGGCACTGCAACGGCGCCTGGGTGTGCGCGATACCGCAGGCGCCGACGTCGTGGCGCAACCGCCGCCACGGGTCGAAGCCAGCGCGGCCTGA
- a CDS encoding NosR/NirI family protein produces MRDARSRSFMARLLLALLLLLPASAALAGIDARFPQLHQVFPDADRFGDVEGTPPAAAVYRGGKVVGYVFETVMVAPVPAYSGAPINVLVSIGTDGTIRDARVLEQHEPILLVGIPVQKLYDFVARYVGHRVDDQIVVGGGASGSVRIDAISSATVTSMVANETIMNSALKVAASRQLIAGAADTGAAAAQVRADHFVPADWQALTGNGAIGHLQLARQAVTDAFKGQPESGLVDDPTAPAPGHGADTFIDLYFTDVTPPTVGRNLLGAAAHADLMKLLKPGDSAIAVMANGIYSFKGVGYVRGGIFDRVHLLQDGKLVLFKDADLVQLNDTPLRGKPDFAEQAIFIVRHGGSGFDATRPWTLQLMVNRQVGPLQSIYHTFTRDYRMPAVYTTRPDAAEAQADALPADAPLWQKVWYGRRVDIALLLAGLTVLTLILMFQDWIVTRPHLLERLRVGFLIYTLVFIGWYGLAQLSVVNILTFIQAVLHDFRWSTFLMDPLVFILWVFVAATLLLLGRGIYCGWLCPFGALQVLVNKLARRLHVPQFEVPQYLHERLWAIKYILLLVLFGMSLQSLNLAEHYAEIEPFKTAITLHFARSWGYVLYALALVAVAAFNNKFYCRYVCPLGAGLAVSGRFHLFEWLRRRKECGRPCQICANECEVKAINAIGQINFNECHYCLDCQVTYANDQKCPPLVERRKKRERAARPLPTPVLTIIPAATPATPEPAKAAD; encoded by the coding sequence ATGCGCGACGCACGCTCCCGCTCCTTCATGGCCAGGCTGCTGCTCGCGCTGCTGTTGCTGCTGCCCGCCTCCGCGGCGCTGGCCGGCATCGACGCCCGCTTCCCGCAGCTGCACCAGGTGTTCCCCGACGCCGACCGCTTCGGCGACGTCGAGGGCACCCCGCCCGCGGCGGCCGTGTACCGCGGCGGCAAGGTGGTCGGCTACGTGTTCGAGACGGTGATGGTGGCGCCGGTGCCGGCCTACTCCGGCGCGCCGATCAACGTGCTGGTGTCGATCGGCACCGACGGCACCATTCGTGACGCCCGCGTACTGGAGCAGCACGAGCCGATCCTGCTGGTCGGCATCCCGGTGCAGAAGCTGTACGACTTCGTCGCCCGCTACGTCGGCCACCGCGTGGACGACCAGATCGTGGTCGGCGGCGGCGCCAGCGGCAGCGTGCGCATCGACGCGATCAGCAGCGCCACGGTGACCTCGATGGTCGCCAACGAGACGATCATGAACTCGGCGCTGAAGGTGGCCGCCTCGCGCCAGCTGATCGCCGGCGCGGCCGACACCGGCGCGGCCGCCGCGCAGGTGCGCGCCGACCACTTCGTGCCGGCCGACTGGCAGGCGCTGACCGGCAACGGCGCGATCGGCCACCTGCAGCTGGCGCGGCAGGCGGTCACCGACGCCTTCAAGGGCCAGCCGGAAAGCGGCCTGGTCGACGACCCCACCGCGCCCGCGCCCGGCCACGGCGCAGACACCTTCATCGACCTGTACTTCACCGACGTCACCCCGCCCACGGTGGGCCGCAACCTGCTCGGCGCCGCGGCCCACGCCGACCTGATGAAGCTGCTCAAGCCCGGCGACTCGGCGATCGCGGTGATGGCCAACGGCATCTACTCGTTCAAGGGCGTGGGCTACGTGCGCGGCGGCATCTTCGACCGCGTGCACCTGCTGCAGGACGGCAAGCTGGTGCTGTTCAAGGACGCCGACCTGGTGCAGCTGAACGACACCCCGCTGCGAGGCAAGCCCGACTTCGCCGAACAGGCGATCTTCATCGTGCGCCACGGCGGCAGCGGCTTCGACGCGACCCGGCCGTGGACGCTGCAGCTGATGGTGAACCGCCAGGTCGGCCCGCTGCAAAGCATCTACCACACCTTCACCCGCGACTACCGCATGCCGGCGGTCTACACCACGCGGCCGGACGCCGCCGAAGCGCAGGCAGACGCGCTGCCGGCCGATGCGCCGCTGTGGCAGAAGGTCTGGTACGGCCGCCGGGTCGACATCGCGCTGCTGCTGGCCGGACTCACCGTGCTCACCCTGATCCTGATGTTCCAGGACTGGATCGTGACGCGCCCGCACCTGCTCGAACGCCTGCGCGTGGGCTTCCTGATCTACACGCTGGTGTTCATCGGCTGGTACGGGCTGGCGCAGCTGTCGGTGGTGAACATCCTCACCTTCATCCAGGCGGTGCTGCACGACTTCCGCTGGTCCACCTTCCTGATGGATCCGCTGGTGTTCATCCTGTGGGTGTTCGTGGCCGCCACGCTGCTGCTGCTCGGGCGCGGCATCTACTGCGGCTGGCTGTGCCCGTTCGGCGCGCTGCAGGTGCTGGTGAACAAGCTGGCGCGCCGGCTGCACGTGCCGCAGTTCGAGGTGCCGCAGTACCTGCACGAGCGGCTGTGGGCGATCAAGTACATCCTGCTGCTGGTGCTGTTCGGGATGTCGCTGCAGTCGCTCAACCTGGCCGAGCACTACGCCGAGATCGAGCCGTTCAAGACCGCGATCACCCTGCACTTCGCCCGCTCCTGGGGCTACGTGCTCTACGCGCTGGCGCTGGTGGCGGTGGCGGCGTTCAACAACAAGTTCTACTGCCGCTACGTGTGCCCGCTGGGCGCCGGGCTGGCGGTGTCCGGCCGCTTCCACCTGTTCGAGTGGCTGCGCCGGCGCAAGGAGTGCGGCCGCCCCTGCCAGATCTGCGCGAACGAATGCGAAGTGAAGGCGATCAACGCGATCGGCCAGATCAACTTCAACGAATGCCATTACTGCCTGGACTGCCAGGTCACCTACGCCAACGACCAGAAATGCCCGCCGCTGGTGGAGCGCCGCAAGAAGCGCGAACGCGCCGCGCGGCCGCTGCCCACCCCGGTGCTGACGATCATCCCGGCGGCGACGCCGGCAACCCCCGAGCCGGCGAAGGCCGCCGACTGA